The Gemmatimonadota bacterium DH-78 region TCGAGCACCTGCCGGATCACCCCGGCGGCCGCGTACTCCTCCGACGCCGCGGCGTAGCGGCCGAGGAAGTGCGCCTCCCGGCCCAGCACTCGCGTGGTCTTGATGCCCGTCAGCCCTTCCGACACCGCGCGGATCATGCGGGCACGAGCGTCGCGCTCTCGCCGGCCCAGCCGCTCGATGTGGCGCTGGATCAACCGGGCGAAGAGCAGCACGGTGCCGCCGAACACCACCGTCGCGGCCACCGAAGCCAGCGGCTCCACCACCACCAGCAGTCCGAGGATCGTGACGAGGGTGAACACCTCCATCGATCCTGCGAGAAGCGGCATGATCGCCCCCCCCACGATCACCGCGGCATCCTGATTGACGTTGCGGAGCAGATCGGAGCTGTTGCGCTGCAGGTGCAGGGTGTAGGGGCTGGTGAGATACCCGGAGAACAGTCGGGTGGAGATCACGAGCTGCCGACGGAAACCGTACTTGCCGGTAGCCCACTTCAGAGTGATCAGATAGGCGGTCTTGAGCAGCACGATGAGCACGAGCGCCAGCCCCATCACTCGCATGGTGTCGACGTCCGTCTCCACCCCCAGGCGCGAAAGCACGGGGCCGGCGGTGGCGTGCGCCCGCAGCCGCTCCGCATCGGTGAGCGACTGCACGAAGGCGGGCACTGCCGCGACGCTGGCCATCTCGAGAAGCGCCCCGATCAGGCTGCCGGCGAGAATGAGCCCGAAGAGGAACTTCTCGCGACGGTCCAGCAGTCTCGCGAGGCGTCGGAGGGTGTCGATCACGGGCGGGTCGGCGGGGGTGGGGAGGCGGACTCTCAGGTATCGGCGCCAGAGGCGTCGCTCTGCACCGCGGCGGGTTCGATCTCTTCCTCGATCATCTGCCTTCGGAGCAGGGTGGCGTAGCCGCCTCCGGCAGCGGCCAGCTCCTCGTGGGTGCCCCGTTCGACGATGCGGCCGTCGTCGAGCACGAGGATGTGGTCGGCGTCCATGACCGCCGACACGCGGTGCGAGATGATGAACGACGTCCGGTTCTCCATCACTTCGCGAAGGTCGGAGAGAATCCGGGACTCCGTTCGCGTGTCCACCGCCGAGAGGGCGTCGTCGAGGATCAGCACGAGCGGGTCGCGCGCGACCGCGCGGGCGAGCGTCGCGCGCTGCTTCTGACCTCCGGAGAGGTTGATGCCGCGTTCGCCGAGCAGCGTGCCGTAGCCCCTCGGGAAGTCGCGGATGGCCTCGTCGAGCTGCGCCACGCGGGCCGCGGCGAGCACCGCGTCGGGGACCGCGGCCGGCGGCGACAGCGGATCCGGTTCGGGCTCCGCGCCGACCCGCACCAGGTCGAGCGCCTCCGCCTGGCCGGGCTCTCCCGACTCGGGAGCGGCGCCGGGCGGGAGTCCCAGAGCGATGTTCGTGGCGATGGTCTCGCTGAAGAGAAAGGCGTCCTGCGGAACCATGCCGATGCGCGACCGCAGCGTCCCCGGGTCGTACGCGGTGAGGGGGACTCCGTCGAGGAGGATCTCCCCCTCGGTGGGATCGAAGATCCGGGGCAGCAGGGAGACGAGGGTGCTCTTGCCGGAGCCGGTGGCGCCGACGATGGCCACCGTCTGGCCGGGACGGGCCACGAACGACACCTCGCGGAGCACGTCTCGACCGGTGCCCGGATACCGGAAGGTGACGTCGCGAAACTCGATCTCGCCCCGCGCGCCGTCGATCGCCCGCGGGTGCTCCGGCGCGCGGATCGCGGGCTCCCGTTCCATGAGCGCGTTGATGCGCCCCATCGACGCCGCACCCTGCTGGAAGAGGTTGGTCACCCAGCCCAGGGCGATCATCGGCCAGATCAGCAGCGCCAGATAGAAGAAGAAGGCGACGTAGTCGCCGAGGCTGATCGCGCCCGCCATGGCCTCGCGGCCGCCGAGGTACAGCACGATCACCATCGCCGCCCCGCTGAACAGGCCCAGGATGGGGTGGAAGGCGCCGGCGCGGGTCACCAGCAGCATGTTGCGCCGCCGGTACTCGCGGTTGAGGGCGTCGAACTCGGCCGCCTGGGCCTCTTCCTGCACGTAGGCGCGGATGATCCGCATGCCGGTGAGGTTCTCCTGGATCATCGTCGACATCGTCGCGAAATGCTCCTGGATCGCCTCGAAGTGGCGGTGGATCATGCGCCCGAATCC contains the following coding sequences:
- a CDS encoding ABC transporter ATP-binding protein, which produces MRALRTLLPYYRPYRRGLLAGLACVAIAQGFTIVSPWIMKLAIDALADPAVSADRIALLAMATVGIALLGGAARYGMRELINGISRRMEVDLRRDFFAHLVALDAGFYAENRTGDLMSRATNDIMAVRMAAGPAVMYAVNTVVGFVLALSLMLWISPRLTLYAVIPMVILPFVVLGFGRMIHRHFEAIQEHFATMSTMIQENLTGMRIIRAYVQEEAQAAEFDALNREYRRRNMLLVTRAGAFHPILGLFSGAAMVIVLYLGGREAMAGAISLGDYVAFFFYLALLIWPMIALGWVTNLFQQGAASMGRINALMEREPAIRAPEHPRAIDGARGEIEFRDVTFRYPGTGRDVLREVSFVARPGQTVAIVGATGSGKSTLVSLLPRIFDPTEGEILLDGVPLTAYDPGTLRSRIGMVPQDAFLFSETIATNIALGLPPGAAPESGEPGQAEALDLVRVGAEPEPDPLSPPAAVPDAVLAAARVAQLDEAIRDFPRGYGTLLGERGINLSGGQKQRATLARAVARDPLVLILDDALSAVDTRTESRILSDLREVMENRTSFIISHRVSAVMDADHILVLDDGRIVERGTHEELAAAGGGYATLLRRQMIEEEIEPAAVQSDASGADT